A stretch of DNA from Variovorax paradoxus:
CAGTCAACGACGCCGAGGTCTTGCTCCCTCTCCCCTCGGGGAGAGGGTTGGGGTGAGGGCAACGGCCGTCACATCACGACAGCCGCTCACTCGATCGCAAGCGATCAGGCCGCCAATCCCTTGTTCGGATTCAGCAGGAATTTCTCCCCGGTCGCCTGCTTCCCATACACCCCGATCGCATCCAGCTGCAGCGCCTCCACAAGAGACACCTCCCGCGTGTAGTGACTCGCAAACGTCGTCTTCAACTCCGCCACCACGCGCGAACGCAGCCGCTGCGTGCCTTCATCGCCCAGCTTCTGCAGGAACGGGAACAGCAGCCAGCCGCCCATGCCCCAGGCCATGCCGAAGTTGCGCACGAACTCGGTCGGGCTGCGGTCCAGGCCGCCGTAGATGTAGACCTGCTTGTGCGTGGTCGAGCCGTAGCGGCTGTATTCCTTGGCGGTGCGGTTCAGCGCCGCTTCCATGCAGCCGAGGATCTGGCCGGCGAGCTTGCCGCCGCCCGTGGCGTCGAAGGCCAGCGTGGCGCCGGTGGCGACCAGGGCGTCCGTCAGCTGGTCGAGAAATTCCGGCGAGCTCGCGTTGCAGACGTACTTCGCGCCGATGCTGCGCAGCAGCGCTTCCTGCTCGGGCTTGCGCACGATGTTGACGAGGTCGATGCCGTCCTTCTG
This window harbors:
- a CDS encoding zinc-binding dehydrogenase, translating into MALQLRSLIRSNGELELSLHDDPMPEPQAHEVVIRVEASPMNPSDLGLLFGAADMTTAVASGTADRPVVTAMVPERARASMAARLDQSMPVGNEGAGVVVKAGSSPAAQALLGKTVAAIGGAMYSQYRCLAAAQCLELPADATPADGASCFVNPLTSLSMVETMRMEGHKALVHTAAASNLGQMLNKICQKDGIDLVNIVRKPEQEALLRSIGAKYVCNASSPEFLDQLTDALVATGATLAFDATGGGKLAGQILGCMEAALNRTAKEYSRYGSTTHKQVYIYGGLDRSPTEFVRNFGMAWGMGGWLLFPFLQKLGDEGTQRLRSRVVAELKTTFASHYTREVSLVEALQLDAIGVYGKQATGEKFLLNPNKGLAA